A genomic region of Thunnus albacares chromosome 4, fThuAlb1.1, whole genome shotgun sequence contains the following coding sequences:
- the myog gene encoding myogenin: MELFETNPYFFPDQRFYEGGDSYFPSRLPGGYDQGGYQDRNSMMGLCGSLSGGVGVGVTGTEDKASPSSLSPHSEPHCPGQCLPWACKLCKRKTVTMDRRRAATLREKRRLKKVNEAFDALKRSTLMNPNQRLPKVEILRSAIQYIERLQALVSSLNQQDTETGQQGLHYRPGPAQPRVSSSSEPSSGSTCCSSPEWSSTPEQCTQSYSSEDLLSAADSPEQGNMQALTSIVDSITAADGAVAFPVDIPK, translated from the exons ATGGAGCTTTTTGAGACCAACCCTTACTTCTTCCCTGACCAGCGCTTCTATGAAGGAGGGGACAGCTACTTCCCCTCTCGCCTGCCCGGGGGGTACGACCAAGGTGGCTACCAGGACAGGAACTCCATGATGGGGCTGTGCGGGAGTCTGTCTGGAGGTGTCGGAGTCGGGGTGACAGGAACAGAGGACAAAGCCTCTCCATCCAGCCTGTCACCTCACTCCGAGCCCCACTGCCCGGGTCAGTGCCTGCCGTGGGCCTGCAAGTTGTGCAAACGGAAGACAGTGACCATGGACCGTCGGAGAGCGGCCACACTGAGGGAGAAGAGGCGCCTGAAGAAGGTGAATGAAGCTTTTGATGCTCTGAAGAGGAGCACCCTGATGAACCCCAACCAGAGGCTGCCCAAGGTGGAGATCTTGCGGAGCGCCATCCAGTATATTGAAAGGCTGCAGGCTCTGGTGTCCTCCCTCAACCAGCAGGACACTGAGACGGGGCAGCAGGGACTACACTACCGACCCGGCCCGGCCCAGCCCAGA GTGTCGTCGTCAAGCGAGCCCAGTTCGGGCAGCACCTGCTGCAGCAGCCCAGAGTGGAGCAGCACTCCCGAGCAGTGCACGCAGAGCTACAGCAGTGAGG ATCTCCTGAGTGCTGCCGACTCTCCAGAGCAGGGCAACATGCAAGCCCTGACCTCCATCGTGGACAGCATTACTGCAGCAGACGGAGCTGTGGCCTTTCCTGTGGACATTCCCAAATAG